A single window of Eucalyptus grandis isolate ANBG69807.140 chromosome 1, ASM1654582v1, whole genome shotgun sequence DNA harbors:
- the LOC104435465 gene encoding LOW QUALITY PROTEIN: BAHD acyltransferase DCR (The sequence of the model RefSeq protein was modified relative to this genomic sequence to represent the inferred CDS: inserted 3 bases in 3 codons; deleted 4 bases in 2 codons), protein MPSSSPSLTITSKSTVYPSTPTPAAAPPPPPPPLKLSVSDLPMLSCHYIQKGVLLSDPLSSFSDLILLLKRALSLALSHFPALAGRLSTDPXGHVHILCNDAGVDFIEARAKHLTVRGVLSPDRDVPDCVKQFFAFDRTVSYNGHFLPLLAVQVTELADGVFVGCTVNHAVTDGTSFWHFFNSFAEAARGSKRPSNSPDFCRDNAFVSPSAVLRLPAGGPAVTFSQHEPLRERIFHFSRAAILKMKSVANGAGVSPAVAEIMGKRSNDGFLAGNGKVAPTEISSFQSLCGQLWRSVTRARKLAPSKTSTFRMAVNCRHRIEPRIEPYYFGNAIQSIPTAAPAGELLSRDLAWSAGLLHRNVVAHGDATVRRGVEAWEREPRLXPLGNFDGASITMGXSPRFPMYANDFGWGRPLAVRSGRANKFDGKISAFPGREGGGSVDLEVVLAPATMAGLENDAEFMQYVSSVG, encoded by the exons ATGCCATCCTCTTCCCCCTCCCTCACCATCACCTCCAAATCCACCGTCTACCCCTCCACCCccacccccgccgccgccccgccgccgccgccgccccct cTGAAGCTCTCGGTCTCCGACCTCCCGATGCTCTCCTGCCACTACATCCAGAAGGGCGTCCTCCTCTCCGACCCCCTCTCCTCG TTCTCCgacctcatcctcctcctcaagCGGGCCCTCTCCCTCGCCCTCTCCCACTTccccgccctcgccggccgcctCTCCACCGACC TCGGCCACGTCCACATTCTCTGCAACGACGCCGGCGTCGACTTCATCGAGGCCAGGGCCAAGCACCTCACCGTCCGCGGCGTCCTCTCCCCCGACAGGGACGTCCCGGACTGCGTCAAGCAGTTCTTCGCCTTCGACCGCACCGTCAGCTACAACGGCCACTTCCTCCCGCTGCTCGCCGTCCAGGTCACCGAGCTGGCCGACGGCGTCTTCGTCGGCTGCACTGTCAACCACGCCGTCACGGACGGGACTTCATTCTGGCACTTCTTCAACTCGTTCGCCGAGGCCGCCCGGGGCTCGAAGCGGCCCTCGAATTCCCCGGACTTCTGCCGCGACAACGCGTTCGTCTCGCCTTCCGCGGTCCTCCGCCTCCCCGCCGGCGGCCCCGCCGTGACGTTCTCCCAGCACGAGCCGCTGCGCGAGCGGATCTTCCACTTCAGCCGAGCCGCGATCCTGAAGATGAAGTCAGTAGCCAACGGCGCCGGCGTCTCCCCGGCGGTGGCCGAGATCATGGGGAAGCGTAGCAACGACGGCTTCCTGGCCGGGAACGGGAAGGTAGCACCGACGGAGATATCGTCGTTCCAGTCGCTGTGCGGGCAGCTGTGGCGGAGCGTCACGCGCGCGAGGAAGCTGGCCCCGTCCAAGACGTCGACGTTCCGGATGGCGGTCAACTGTCGCCACCGGATCGAGCCGCGGATCGAGCCGTACTACTTCGGCAACGCGATCCAGAGCATCCCGACCGCCGCGCCCGCCGGGGAGCTGCTGTCCCGCGACCTGGCCTGGTCCGCGGGGCTGCTGCACCGGAACGTCGTCGCGCACGGCGACGCCACGGTGCGGCGGGGCGTGGAGGCCTGGGAGAGGGAGCCGCGGC TTCCGCTGGGCAACTTCGACGGCGCGTCGATCACGATGG GCTCCCCGCGGTTCCCCATGTACGCGAACGACTTCGGGTGGGGGCGGCCCCTGGCGGTGAGGAGCGGCAGGGCGAACAAGTTCGACGGCAAGATCTCGGCGTTCCCCGGCCGGGAGGGCGGCGGGTCCGTCGACCTCGAGGTGGTGCTGGCGCCGGCGACGATGGCGGGGCTCGAGAACGACGCGGAGTTCATGCAGTACGTCTCGTCCGTCGggtga